A portion of the Sabethes cyaneus chromosome 3, idSabCyanKW18_F2, whole genome shotgun sequence genome contains these proteins:
- the LOC128740352 gene encoding uncharacterized protein LOC128740352 codes for MSNGYGPSSSKRSLMANVAMSMLRYVAPAWAPALDGKRNQACLNKVFKLMVLRVACAYRAISIGVIAAMIPICILVGEDIEWTHRLIHSTSSWIGRRHGENVCGAACVGAVDRAVMDVMTELQRLERLQRQDLT; via the exons ATGTCGAACGGCTATggacctagcagcagtaagagatcCCTGATGGCCAACGTTGCCATGTCGATGCTGAGGTATGTTGCACCggcatgggccccggctttggatggtaagcgcaatcaggcgtGTCTGAACAAAGTGTTCAAGCTGATGGTGTTGCGCGTAGCGTGCGCGTATCGTGCCATATCGATCGGGgtcattgcagccatgattcctaTATGCATACTtgtaggtgaggatatcga gtggacccataggctgattcACAGCacatcgtcctggatcggtagaagacACGGTGAAAATGTGTGCGGAGCAGCGTGCGTGGGTGCCGTCGATAGAGCGGTGATGGACGTGATGACGGAgctgcaacggctagaacgtttacAACGACAGGACCTGACATAG
- the LOC128741596 gene encoding eukaryotic translation initiation factor 4E-binding protein has translation MSASPIARQACSQMQAIPSKRVLIHDASELPDLYSSTPGGTLYSTTPGGTRIVYERAFLMNLKNSPLARTPPSNLNNLPHNILRNSPKGAVSNKPKPTHNQSQNSPPKFDDHQEQFDMDL, from the exons ATGTCAGCATCACCGATCGCCCGTCAAGCCTGCAGCCAGATGCAGGCCATTCCATCGAAGCGAGTTCTCATCCATGACGCCTCAGAGCTACCGGACCTGTACTCTTCCACGCCCGGTGGTACGCTGTACTCGACCACACCAGGAG GTACCCGCATCGTCTACGAGCGTGCCTTCCTGATGAATCTGAAAAACTCCCCGCTTGCCCGTACTCCACCGTCCAATCTGAACAATCTGCCCCACAACATTCTGCGAAACAGCCCGAAGGGAGCGGTCAGCAACAAACCGAAACCGACGCACAACCAAAGCCAGAACTCGCCGCCGAAATTCGACGACCATCAGGAGCAGTTCGATATGGACCTGTAA